One window from the genome of Gammaproteobacteria bacterium encodes:
- a CDS encoding 30S ribosomal protein S11 has product MAKTPSRSKKRVKKQVSEGQAHIHASFNNTIVTITDRQGNTLAWATAGGSGFRGSRKSTPFAAQVAASRVADMVKEMGMKNLDVFVKGPGPGRESAVRALHAAGFKISSITDVTPIPHNGCRPPKKRRV; this is encoded by the coding sequence ATGGCTAAGACTCCATCTCGTAGCAAAAAACGCGTCAAAAAGCAGGTGTCGGAAGGACAAGCGCATATTCATGCGTCGTTCAATAACACAATCGTCACCATTACCGATCGGCAGGGTAACACTTTGGCGTGGGCAACCGCTGGCGGTTCTGGTTTTCGCGGTTCGCGCAAAAGCACGCCGTTTGCAGCCCAGGTCGCGGCCAGTCGTGTGGCGGACATGGTAAAAGAAATGGGCATGAAGAACTTGGACGTTTTTGTGAAAGGTCCGGGGCCCGGCCGTGAATCGGCGGTGCGAGCATTGCACGCAGCCGGTTTTAAGATTAGCAGCATCACAGACGTGACGCCGATACCACACAATGGGTGTCGTCCGCCGAAAAAGCGTCGAGTTTAA